The genomic window GGCCTACATATTCATTAGTTTCAGAGATGGTAGAAAAGGCTTTAGAGCGGTTGCCAGAAGAACATCAGCTCCTCCTGCATTCTGATCAAGGCTGGCATTATCAAATGAAACCATATCGCCACGCCCTTCAATCAAGAGGGATTGTGCAGAGTATGTCGCGTAAAGGCAACTGTTACGACAATTCTGTCATGGAGAATTTCTTTGGCATCATGAAGTCGGAATTTCTCTATTTAAAGGAATTTGAAAGTGTCGAGCATTTTAAAAAGGAACTTGAAAACTATATAAACTATTACAACACGAAACGTATGAAGGCAAAATTAAAAATGAGTCCGGTGCAGTACCGAACTCATTTTACCCAAGCTGCCTAAACGAAATAACCGTGTCTAACTTTTAGGGGTCAGTTCAACTAAGGGGGACTGTTTCATCGTATTTTTTACAAGCGTCGCGACTTTATTTTAAACATCGCATCTTTTTTATAAACATCGCAACTTTATTTCAAACCTACTGTAGGGGTGGAATAAAGACTGATTAAAAGTGGTCTACAAACGTTGATTTTATAATAAAGGAAACCCACACATTTTGAACAAAGATTGAGCAAAATGTGTAGGTTTAGGTTTTTATTGATTTTGACTTTTATAAAATAGATTGAATAAAATATCTATCTAATTCACAAAAATAATTAGATTAAATTGTAGCAATTTTCCGCTCTAGATTTCCCATCTAAAAGTATGTCTTCAAATTTATCCAATTCTAACCTTTCTAATATTTGAATGGAATCATTAAAACCTAATTTAAAAGTACCTATATCTGAATAGTTAACATCGATGTGATGTAAGGGATGAATCTTTTCCTCGAAATTTTCTACATCATAGTCATATCTAATATAACAAGGTTCAAATGTCATTAAAACCTTGATTACAGACCATAAATCTGACTCCATTTCATTAGAAATATCAAATTCTCTTAACAAATCTCCATAGGTATCTATAAAAGTTAATATATCATGGTTATCTTCATTGTAAGCGCCAAATAACAGTTACTTTAAATTGAATTTTAATATGGATATGATTTTAGTGTACTTGTTAATTACCTTGTGTATTCCTTTTTATATTGTACCAGCTGTATTAAAACATTATTAGGGGGCGTTGTATTTGGAATTGAATTTAATCGTAATAGGATTCGTATTCTTATTAATTGGTTATTTGGTCGGGGGAACATTTGCAATTTTAGGGATCGGATTACTAATTTTCGGATTTATAGGCTTCAAACAAGCTAAAACAATTTTGATGGTAGCCGTTGGTGTTATTCTTCTTGAAATAGTATATGTAAACGCTAAGATGGTCGAATAAATTACCTAACTAATCGATGTATTTGTTAGGCAGAGACATGACGTAACAGTAAGGCATCGGAACGGTGATCTCCGATGCTTTACAGTGCCAGAATCGGGCCTATCCATAGCGGCTGGACCTATTACAACAGGATTGACAGGAGATTAGGTGTAGGTGGACTCGCGGGTGCACTTGTAGGAATGGGCGTTTCAGCTGAGGGAGCTGAACTCTATGATGAACAGTTTAAAGCCAGTAAAATTTTAGTGATTGTAGATGAAGATACAAAAGGTCCACTCGTATAAACAGTAAAAAACAGCCATTCTTTGAAACGATGGCTGTTTTTTTACTTTCAATTGCAACGATCAGAACAAGCCTTCCATAACCCTATGTTCTTCTATCTAATCTGTAAAATTCCATTAAATTCGTTACTGTACTTTTTAGTTTTCTTGCAACTTTAATGTTCTTGCTAAAAGTGCTGCAAACTGCTGGCGTTGAAGTGGTTCATTCGGCTTAAAATAACCATTCGAACCTGTTGTAATACCGTGTGAAGCTAAAATTTTTACATATTCTGCATACCACGCGGAGTCCTCGATATCTTTAAAAGTGTTCATTTCTGCATCGGTGTTATATGTTAAACCATATGCATGAACAAGCATTTTCGCCATTTGAGCACGCGTAATCATGTTATTTGGTTTAAAGCCCATTTCATTTTGATCGATAATTCCACTTTGTGCAAGTAAGTGGATATTCGTAAAATTTGCATGGTTTTTCAAGACATCTTTGAACGTAAATTCCATCGTCAATTTTTCTGAGATGTTCGGAGCCTTTGCCCGTACAAGCATCGCTGCCACATGATGACGTTTAATAAACTCATTTGGCTTGAATGTTTTATCTTCGTAGCCCTTGATTACCCCTAACGCGTTAAGCTCCATAATATCATTAAAATATGGATGTGACACTTTCACATCTTTGAATATAGCTTTATAGCCTTTTTCCCAAAGGATATTATAGGCATTTTGTACGCTACCATGCTTAATGCCAATATAGTAAGTCCCCTCCGTTAATGTCGCTTGCTTTGTGGCATTCACAAAATCAGATAAAACAATCGTACCTTGTTCATCTTCGACATAAACATAAAGGTCTGTATAGCTTTCTAGCTCTAAATTATTCACCGTAAAACGATATTCACCCGCTTGTTCTACTTTTACTTTAAATATGTCTGTATCATCTGGTCCTAGTAAATAGCCATGTGTTAATGTTGCAATTGGTAAGGTTTGAGCAGTGACTGTCGAATCGTTACTTTCATATTCAATCGGTTTTGCTTCAAAGTTAATAACAAAGCTACTTGGCTGTTCATGTCCTAAAACTCGTACATAATACGTTCCCTTTTGTAATCCTACCGCATGTACTGTGCCCTTTTCATGTAAATAAAAATAGTGCATTTCTGCGTTACTCAAACCAACTTGACTATCTAAATGTGATGTTTTAACTGTTAGTACCCCATCCTCAGGAACCTCAACTTTATATACACTATTATAACGTAAACCGGTTGTTGTCACTTGCTGTATCTCTTGACCAAATGCAACAGGTTGTGCAAGTTCAATTGTATCATTGGGGCCAACCGATGTATTTTCCACAGGTGTAGCTTTTAATTCAAGTGTATAAGGTGATGTAACTTCCATATAACTGTTTAGTTCAATCGTATATGTGCCTGGCTTTAATGCAACACGATATATACCATTATATAAATCCGATGATAAATGAACCCCCGTTTCATCATATAACGTAATCAACGGTTCAGATTTCATTTGCGACAGCTTTAAATCAATCAAGCTCGGCTCTTGCACTACAAATGTGTACATATCAGTGTTATCAGTTTGCCCACTTAGCTGCCCTTTGTAAACCGTATTGAGTTTAATTTTTTGTGCTAAATTAACTTCTTTGCCAACTACAAATACTGCGAACTTAGTAAAGTGATTGACCTCAACTGAAATTTTATTGCCATTTACCTTGCCGCCAGTCACCTCTACCCAGATTTTCTTCACTTCGTCATAGTAGAATACAGCCGGTTTCTGGTTGTCGTTTACCTTTGTCGGATCGAACTTAAAGGTCAATGTGACAAACCTTGTGAAGTCTTCCGGGAAGTTTTTCAGTATTTCGAAAATAGAACTGGCTGGTACGTCTTTATCGGTTAATAGTTGCTGAGTATCTAATAATTTATCTATTGTTACTTTTAGTTCTTTTTCTGTCGCATTAACTGGAATAGAGAGCGTGACCTCATCTCCAAAGCTAACCTCACCTGCTTCACCTGCCGGAAGCGTCAATTGTGCGCCGCTTGTCGGCACTGACCCACCACCACCTATATTACCTCCACTGTCTATGTTACGCGCAGTTTCTGGGAATTCCGCGGTGATTACACCTGAATCTGCAGCATTGGTCGTTGTTGCTCCGGCTATTGTAAAGAAGTCCTCAGGTACACCCGTTAAGGTATAACCTGCTTCCGGGGTTAATGTAATCGTCGCCGTGTATGCTGTGCCTGCAGCAAATGTCGCTGCTGCTGGCGACCAAGCAATCGTTGCTGTGTATTCAGGAGTAGAAGCTAGCGTTGTTACTGGGGTTGAACCCGTTACTGGCGCTGTTACTCCAGCGATTGCTGCTGTTCCGATTGGTGCTAATGCTGGGGCTGGGGTTACACTCACTTCATTGGAATTACTACTTTCAGTGCCACCACTAACAGCTCTGACTACAAAGTAATAAGTAGTCCCATTTGTTAATCCTGTAAAATTCGAACTGTATACGGTACTATCGACTGTAGCTTCGGCTGCTCCATAGGAACCGGATGAAGTAGATTGGTACACCCTGTAAGACGTTGCCCCTGATATAGGACTCCAACTTATGGTTGCATGTCCATCCCCAACTGCTGACGCTGAAATGACAGGCGCATCAAGTGTATTTATTATATAGCTCTCACTCATCACCGCGCTGTCACTCATGCCTGACATTACCGCAATTGCCTTGATCGTCATTGCACTCGTCACGATGATCGGTGCGCTGTATAGTGTACTACTTGCAGTCGGAGTGCTACCATCCGTCGTATAGTAGACATCTGCTCCTACAGTGCTTGAAGACAAAGCTACCGTTGTGCCAGACGCTACCTCACTGCCGACAGGGTTCGCCGTCGGTACCGCCGCCTGTTGCTGCTGGACCGTAATAGCCATGAAGGGACCTACCATATAGGGGCCATCGCTCAAACCTATTGTTTCAATCACAGTGTTAGTTGCTGTATCAATTACGCTCAAGTTGCTGCTGGTAAAATTAATCGAGTAGGCTTTACTTCCATCTGTCGAGACACCAATCGTATAAGGTGAAGTGCCTACCCGAATGGTATCCACCACCGTATTAGTAGCTGCGTTAATGACAGAAACTGTGCCGGAATCAGTGTTTGCAACATAGACTGTGCCGCCATCAGGACTAACTTCAGTTGCGGAGGGCCTCGAACCAACTGATATAGTAGCCTCCACCGTATTGTCCGCAACATTGATTACCGAAACTGTGCGAGACACTTGATTAGCTACATATATTTTAGTACCAGTGGGATTGGCTGAAAGTCCATACGGTGAGTCACCAACCGTAA from Metasolibacillus fluoroglycofenilyticus includes these protein-coding regions:
- a CDS encoding IS3 family transposase, which codes for KAPNEKWVTDITEFKLFGEKLYLSPVLDLFNGEIITYTIGSRPTYSLVSEMVEKALERLPEEHQLLLHSDQGWHYQMKPYRHALQSRGIVQSMSRKGNCYDNSVMENFFGIMKSEFLYLKEFESVEHFKKELENYINYYNTKRMKAKLKMSPVQYRTHFTQAA
- a CDS encoding S-layer homology domain-containing protein, yielding MFKKAKHKLTAVVLILGMISTLFVNHPVVLASSGSSGESTKAYIASFNTGKVDVVDLNSYTVEKAKITVGTAPNSAVINPNGTQVMVTNRSSNTVSVINPETDTVVATIPVGVKPHGVAFTSDGSKAYVANYGSDTLSVIDTATNTIMGTINVLQLPVAMVVIDQKLYLTQQGADKIAVIDLATDTVTGQITVGDSPYGLSANPTGTKIYVANQVSRTVSVINVADNTVEATISVGSRPSATEVSPDGGTVYVANTDSGTVSVINAATNTVVDTIRVGTSPYTIGVSTDGSKAYSINFTSSNLSVIDTATNTVIETIGLSDGPYMVGPFMAITVQQQQAAVPTANPVGSEVASGTTVALSSSTVGADVYYTTDGSTPTASSTLYSAPIIVTSAMTIKAIAVMSGMSDSAVMSESYIINTLDAPVISASAVGDGHATISWSPISGATSYRVYQSTSSGSYGAAEATVDSTVYSSNFTGLTNGTTYYFVVRAVSGGTESSNSNEVSVTPAPALAPIGTAAIAGVTAPVTGSTPVTTLASTPEYTATIAWSPAAATFAAGTAYTATITLTPEAGYTLTGVPEDFFTIAGATTTNAADSGVITAEFPETARNIDSGGNIGGGGSVPTSGAQLTLPAGEAGEVSFGDEVTLSIPVNATEKELKVTIDKLLDTQQLLTDKDVPASSIFEILKNFPEDFTRFVTLTFKFDPTKVNDNQKPAVFYYDEVKKIWVEVTGGKVNGNKISVEVNHFTKFAVFVVGKEVNLAQKIKLNTVYKGQLSGQTDNTDMYTFVVQEPSLIDLKLSQMKSEPLITLYDETGVHLSSDLYNGIYRVALKPGTYTIELNSYMEVTSPYTLELKATPVENTSVGPNDTIELAQPVAFGQEIQQVTTTGLRYNSVYKVEVPEDGVLTVKTSHLDSQVGLSNAEMHYFYLHEKGTVHAVGLQKGTYYVRVLGHEQPSSFVINFEAKPIEYESNDSTVTAQTLPIATLTHGYLLGPDDTDIFKVKVEQAGEYRFTVNNLELESYTDLYVYVEDEQGTIVLSDFVNATKQATLTEGTYYIGIKHGSVQNAYNILWEKGYKAIFKDVKVSHPYFNDIMELNALGVIKGYEDKTFKPNEFIKRHHVAAMLVRAKAPNISEKLTMEFTFKDVLKNHANFTNIHLLAQSGIIDQNEMGFKPNNMITRAQMAKMLVHAYGLTYNTDAEMNTFKDIEDSAWYAEYVKILASHGITTGSNGYFKPNEPLQRQQFAALLARTLKLQEN